A segment of the Synechococcus sp. CBW1002 genome:
CATCCACATCCGCCAGGAGGCGGGCGCTGAAGCCACCACCCGCCGCGCCGCCGCCCCCACGCAGGGGTTGTCCCCCATCCAGCCGGTGTTCGCACACAGGTGCCAGCACGGCCTGCACATCGGAGGGGAGCACGTGGTCGCGCCCCTCCAGCAGCGACCAGGCCCGGGCGGCCGCCACCAGCCCAAGAGCCGCACGGGGGGAAAGGGGGGCTCCGGGGATGTCAGCGCGGCGGCTGAGTTCCACCAGATCGAGCACGTAATCCAGCAGGGCCGGGGTGCAGGTCTGATGGGCGCTGCGCTCCTGCAGCTCCTGCAGCCGGGCTGGCGAGAGCACGGCGCCGATCGCCTCCGGCCGCCGCCCCTCGCCGGCCAGCAGGGCGCGCTCCGCCTGGCGCGGCGGGAAGCCGAGGCTGAGCCGCATCAGGAAGCGATCAAGCTGGGATTCGGGCAGGGGCGCGGTGCCCATCTGGTCGAGCCCGTTCTGGGTGGCGATCACAAAGAACGGCTCCGGCAGCGGATGGCTGGTGCCATCCACACTCACCCGCCCGGCCGCCATCGCCTCCAGCAGGGCGCTCTGGGTGCGGGAGCTGGCGCGGTTGATCTCATCGGCCAGCAGCACCTGGGTGAA
Coding sequences within it:
- a CDS encoding MoxR family ATPase gives rise to the protein MSAPLQPVIEAVNRVLLGKEQEVRLALACLLARGHLLIEDLPGVGKTTLAETLARCFGLAFKRVSFTSDLLPADLTGINVFDPATASFRFQAGPVFTQVLLADEINRASSRTQSALLEAMAAGRVSVDGTSHPLPEPFFVIATQNGLDQMGTAPLPESQLDRFLMRLSLGFPPRQAERALLAGEGRRPEAIGAVLSPARLQELQERSAHQTCTPALLDYVLDLVELSRRADIPGAPLSPRAALGLVAAARAWSLLEGRDHVLPSDVQAVLAPVCEHRLDGGQPLRGGGGAAGGGFSARLLADVDAIR